A single region of the Rhizobium grahamii genome encodes:
- a CDS encoding CsbD family protein, whose amino-acid sequence MDWNRVEGNWKQMKGKVKEQWGKLTDDDLDQIAGKREQLEGKLQERYGLAKDRAKTDIDSWYDNQTWH is encoded by the coding sequence ATGGATTGGAATCGCGTCGAAGGAAACTGGAAGCAGATGAAGGGCAAGGTCAAGGAACAGTGGGGAAAGCTCACCGACGACGACCTTGATCAGATCGCCGGCAAGCGAGAGCAGCTGGAAGGAAAACTGCAGGAACGCTACGGCCTCGCGAAGGATCGTGCGAAGACCGACATCGACAGCTGGTACGATAACCAGACTTGGCACTAG
- the ppk2 gene encoding polyphosphate kinase 2 has product MNQQDWLEAELADTIDEDYELELSEPALSDAIRKIYREAHPASIPRLDYFRALLALQSELIKLQDWVVYNKEKVVVIFEGRDSAGKGGVIKRITQRLNPRVVRVVALPAPSDREKTQWYFQRYVPHLPAGGEIVLFDRSWYNRSGVERVMGFADEDQVEQFFNDVPEFERMLVRSGIRLVKYWFSITDEEQQMRFLVRIHDPLKQWKLSPMDLQSRVRWESYTKAKEETFARTNIPEAPWHIVEGNDKKRARLNCIDHLLQLIPYTDVPHEEITLPDRVFNPDYERKVLPPELYVPSKY; this is encoded by the coding sequence ATGAATCAACAGGACTGGCTTGAAGCCGAGTTGGCCGACACGATCGACGAAGACTATGAGCTGGAACTATCCGAGCCGGCCCTGTCCGACGCGATCCGCAAGATCTATCGCGAGGCTCACCCGGCATCGATCCCTCGGCTTGACTATTTCCGTGCGCTCCTTGCGCTTCAGTCCGAGCTGATCAAGCTTCAGGACTGGGTGGTCTACAACAAGGAAAAAGTGGTCGTCATTTTCGAAGGCCGCGACTCTGCAGGAAAAGGCGGTGTCATCAAGCGCATCACCCAGCGCCTCAACCCCCGTGTCGTTCGCGTGGTCGCATTGCCTGCGCCATCAGACCGTGAAAAGACCCAGTGGTATTTCCAGCGCTACGTCCCGCACCTGCCGGCCGGCGGCGAGATCGTCCTCTTTGATCGCTCCTGGTACAATCGCTCCGGCGTCGAACGCGTGATGGGCTTTGCCGACGAGGACCAGGTCGAACAGTTCTTCAATGACGTTCCCGAATTCGAACGCATGCTGGTTCGCTCCGGAATCAGGCTCGTCAAATATTGGTTCTCCATTACCGACGAGGAGCAGCAGATGCGCTTTCTCGTGCGCATCCACGATCCACTGAAGCAGTGGAAATTGTCGCCGATGGATCTGCAGTCCCGCGTTCGCTGGGAATCCTATACCAAGGCGAAGGAAGAGACCTTTGCGCGCACGAATATACCCGAAGCGCCCTGGCATATCGTCGAAGGCAACGACAAGAAGCGCGCGCGCCTGAACTGCATCGACCACCTGCTGCAGCTTATTCCCTACACGGATGTTCCGCACGAGGAAATCACGCTTCCGGACCGCGTCTTCAATCCGGACTACGAACGCAAGGTGCTGCCGCCGGAGCTCTATGTTCCGAGCAAATACTGA
- a CDS encoding DegQ family serine endoprotease encodes MPRILLKHRTAALVGAAIVAGAAALPYAFDISANAAPAAVTAPVANGGSFASVVDADKPAVVTVTTTMKADVSDNQQQAAPDDEFQQFFGQQGIPMPKPAPHNEGQHAMALGSGFIISPDGVIVTNNHVIDHAMTIKVTLDDGTELPAKLLGSDAKSDLAVLKIDAPKPLATIAWGDSNKLKLGDQILAIGNPFGIGTTVTAGIVSARGRDLHSGPYDDFIQIDAPINHGNSGGPLVDSTGNVVGINTAIYSPNGGSVGVGFAIPSDEAKAIVAKLQTSGSIEHGYLGVQIQPVTQDVADAVGLSKAQGALVSAVSDDTPAAQAGVKPGDIVTAVGRSEVRTPKDLSRLVADLAPGDQRTLSVWRDGKTTDVNVTIAGNDDGEQQAAADTKPEANAGPTIGIGLANLTPDARQELNLPKGSAGALVASVNPDKPAAAAGVQAGDVIVAVNDKPVAGASDVKHAVAEAAKAGRKSVLLLIERSGAQTFVAVPFKSA; translated from the coding sequence ATGCCCAGAATTCTCCTGAAGCACCGCACCGCAGCCCTGGTCGGTGCCGCCATCGTAGCCGGTGCTGCCGCCTTGCCGTACGCCTTCGATATCAGCGCGAATGCCGCTCCGGCGGCTGTCACCGCCCCTGTTGCCAATGGCGGCTCCTTCGCTTCGGTGGTCGATGCCGACAAGCCCGCGGTCGTGACCGTGACCACCACAATGAAAGCCGATGTCAGCGATAACCAGCAGCAGGCCGCACCCGACGACGAGTTCCAACAGTTCTTCGGGCAGCAGGGCATTCCGATGCCAAAGCCGGCGCCTCACAATGAGGGCCAGCATGCCATGGCGCTCGGCTCAGGCTTCATCATCAGCCCTGATGGCGTGATCGTCACCAACAACCACGTCATCGATCATGCCATGACCATCAAGGTTACCCTCGACGATGGCACGGAGTTACCGGCAAAGCTGCTTGGCAGTGACGCCAAGTCTGACTTGGCCGTGCTGAAGATCGATGCACCGAAGCCGCTTGCCACGATCGCCTGGGGCGATTCCAACAAGCTCAAGCTTGGAGATCAGATCCTCGCAATCGGCAATCCGTTCGGCATCGGCACGACCGTAACGGCCGGTATCGTCTCGGCCCGCGGGCGTGATCTTCACAGTGGACCCTATGACGACTTCATCCAGATCGATGCGCCGATCAATCACGGCAACTCGGGCGGGCCGCTCGTCGATAGCACCGGCAATGTCGTTGGCATCAATACGGCGATCTATTCGCCGAACGGTGGCAGTGTCGGTGTCGGCTTCGCAATTCCTTCCGACGAGGCCAAGGCGATCGTTGCGAAGCTGCAGACGAGTGGCTCCATCGAGCACGGCTATCTCGGTGTCCAGATCCAGCCCGTCACCCAGGACGTTGCCGATGCAGTCGGCTTGTCGAAGGCGCAGGGAGCGCTCGTGTCTGCCGTCAGCGATGACACCCCGGCCGCGCAGGCCGGCGTAAAGCCGGGCGATATCGTCACCGCCGTCGGCCGTAGCGAAGTCAGGACGCCGAAGGATCTGTCGCGTCTGGTCGCTGATCTTGCGCCCGGTGACCAAAGAACACTGAGCGTCTGGCGCGATGGCAAGACGACGGATGTGAACGTGACGATTGCCGGCAACGATGACGGCGAACAGCAGGCCGCAGCCGATACCAAGCCGGAGGCCAACGCAGGCCCGACGATCGGTATCGGTCTTGCGAACCTGACACCGGACGCCCGGCAGGAACTTAATCTGCCGAAAGGTTCGGCCGGAGCCCTCGTCGCGAGCGTCAATCCCGACAAGCCTGCCGCGGCGGCAGGTGTCCAGGCGGGTGACGTTATCGTCGCCGTCAACGACAAGCCGGTCGCTGGCGCCAGCGACGTCAAGCATGCGGTCGCGGAAGCCGCCAAAGCCGGTCGCAAGTCGGTTCTTCTGCTGATCGAACGCAGCGGGGCCCAGACCTTCGTGGCTGTGCCTTTCAAGTCCGCCTGA
- a CDS encoding SulP family inorganic anion transporter: MPLSAIRRDWGANPSREILAGAVATFALIPEVIAFSFVAGVDPEVGLFASFVIGIVIAFTGGRPAMVSAAAGSVALVAAPLVHAHGLPYLLAAGLLAGAFQIAFGLLRLGALMRFVSKSVRTGFVNALAILIFSAQLPHILGGGWTAYAMLAVGLAIIYLVPRLSTAIPSPLICILVLTLASVSLKLPIPTVADLGKLPDSLPSFAWPTVPLTWETLSIIAPPALAIAMVGLLESLMTASVVDDLTGTPSSKNRECVGLGMANAAASLFGGIAGCGMIGQTVSNVKYGGRGRLSTLFAGAFLLILMVLLKPWVSQVPVAALVAIMVTVSIDTFDWASLRTLIVHPKTSSIVMFSTVIVTVLSANLALGVTVGVLLSGVFFTFKVARLLQVKSEADPATGKLTYRVSGQVFFASADMFVDSFDIQGAAEDAVIIDVSEAHFWDITAVAALEKVVERFRKHHASVVVVGLNDASATLIGSLGSTPLREV, from the coding sequence ATGCCATTATCAGCCATTCGTCGAGATTGGGGCGCCAATCCGTCGCGCGAAATTCTAGCCGGGGCGGTCGCGACCTTCGCGTTGATCCCCGAGGTCATCGCCTTTTCCTTCGTCGCCGGTGTCGATCCGGAGGTCGGGCTTTTTGCCTCCTTTGTTATCGGCATTGTCATCGCCTTCACCGGCGGCAGGCCGGCCATGGTGTCGGCTGCCGCAGGATCGGTCGCGCTCGTGGCCGCTCCGCTCGTCCATGCTCATGGGCTGCCCTATCTGCTAGCGGCCGGACTGCTCGCGGGCGCGTTCCAGATCGCCTTCGGTCTGCTTCGTCTCGGCGCTCTCATGCGGTTTGTCTCCAAATCGGTCCGCACGGGTTTCGTAAACGCGCTGGCGATCCTGATCTTCTCGGCGCAGCTGCCGCATATTCTTGGCGGCGGCTGGACTGCTTATGCCATGCTGGCGGTCGGGCTCGCGATCATCTACCTGGTTCCGCGACTTTCGACGGCAATCCCTTCGCCGCTGATCTGTATTCTCGTTTTGACGCTGGCATCCGTCTCTTTGAAGTTGCCGATCCCGACTGTTGCCGACCTCGGCAAGCTGCCCGACTCGCTTCCGTCCTTCGCATGGCCGACGGTGCCGTTGACCTGGGAAACGTTGTCGATCATCGCGCCACCCGCCCTGGCGATCGCAATGGTGGGGCTGCTGGAATCGCTGATGACGGCGAGTGTCGTCGATGATCTGACGGGCACGCCGAGCTCCAAGAACCGGGAATGCGTGGGTCTTGGAATGGCAAATGCTGCGGCCAGCCTCTTCGGCGGGATCGCCGGCTGCGGAATGATCGGACAGACCGTCAGCAATGTGAAATACGGCGGTCGCGGGCGGCTATCCACGCTCTTTGCCGGTGCCTTCCTGTTGATCCTGATGGTCCTGTTGAAGCCGTGGGTTTCCCAGGTGCCGGTCGCCGCGCTCGTGGCAATCATGGTGACGGTGTCTATCGACACCTTCGACTGGGCCTCCCTGAGGACGCTGATCGTTCATCCGAAGACATCGAGCATCGTGATGTTCTCGACTGTCATCGTGACCGTATTGAGCGCCAACCTTGCGCTTGGCGTGACGGTGGGCGTTCTCCTCAGCGGCGTCTTCTTCACCTTCAAGGTTGCGCGGCTGCTTCAGGTCAAATCCGAAGCCGACCCCGCAACTGGCAAGCTGACCTATCGCGTGTCTGGCCAGGTGTTCTTTGCATCCGCTGACATGTTCGTCGATTCCTTCGACATACAGGGGGCGGCCGAAGACGCCGTCATAATCGATGTATCCGAGGCTCATTTCTGGGATATCACGGCTGTCGCCGCCCTGGAAAAGGTCGTCGAGCGTTTCCGGAAGCACCACGCTTCTGTCGTTGTTGTCGGCTTGAATGATGCGAGTGCGACCTTGATCGGGAGCCTTGGATCGACGCCGCTGAGAGAAGTATAG